The proteins below are encoded in one region of Mesoplasma melaleucae:
- a CDS encoding replication-associated recombination protein A — translation MNTPLAYLLRPKSTSEIIGQKNLLQDDGLIKRMINNNFCRSLIFYGPSGVGKTSFAMALANDLNTEYDLFNASYDKKENLTKIIDKAMSKDRFILIIDEIHRLNRDKQDILLNFMESGNIYLFATTTENPFFTINPAIRSRATSLELKRVNHDDAFDYVNQLIKDNKVDINIKPESLKYLCELNSGDIRSLLNNIELFNNLYKGEEITMDLISKVISQGKNPSGSTGDDFHDLKSALQKSVRGSDVDASLHYFSRLLSIGDYETLMRRMIIMAYEDIGLANPSLPPRVLQACEAFRQIGMPEGIIPLCLVIIEMALSQKSNSALTASQKAFEDVKNGMVYDVPSHLKENHYKSAVKLNRGVNYLYPHLEEKGWVAQQYLPDEIKNIKYFKPKTSSSYERKLWSLYEEMKK, via the coding sequence ATGAATACACCATTAGCTTATTTATTAAGACCCAAATCAACTTCAGAAATTATTGGGCAAAAAAACTTATTGCAAGATGATGGTTTAATTAAAAGAATGATTAATAATAACTTTTGTCGTTCTTTAATTTTTTATGGGCCAAGTGGAGTTGGTAAAACTTCTTTTGCAATGGCATTAGCAAATGATCTAAATACTGAATATGATCTTTTTAATGCAAGCTATGATAAAAAAGAAAATTTAACAAAAATTATTGATAAAGCAATGAGCAAAGATAGATTTATTTTAATTATTGATGAAATACATAGACTTAACAGAGATAAACAAGATATCTTATTAAACTTTATGGAAAGTGGAAATATTTACTTATTTGCAACAACAACAGAAAACCCATTTTTCACAATTAATCCAGCGATCAGAAGTAGAGCTACTAGTTTAGAATTAAAACGTGTTAATCATGATGATGCTTTTGATTATGTTAACCAATTAATTAAAGACAACAAAGTTGATATTAATATTAAACCTGAATCACTTAAATATTTATGTGAATTAAATAGTGGTGATATTAGAAGTCTTTTAAATAATATTGAACTATTTAATAATTTATATAAAGGCGAAGAAATCACAATGGATTTAATTTCAAAAGTTATTTCACAAGGTAAAAACCCAAGTGGAAGTACTGGTGATGACTTTCATGATTTAAAATCAGCATTACAAAAATCTGTCAGAGGTAGTGATGTTGATGCAAGTTTACATTACTTTAGCCGATTATTATCAATTGGTGATTATGAAACTTTAATGCGTAGAATGATTATTATGGCATATGAAGATATAGGTTTAGCAAATCCAAGTTTACCACCAAGAGTATTACAAGCTTGTGAAGCATTTAGACAAATCGGAATGCCAGAAGGAATTATTCCATTATGTTTAGTTATTATTGAAATGGCATTAAGTCAAAAATCAAACTCAGCACTAACAGCAAGTCAAAAAGCATTTGAGGACGTTAAAAATGGAATGGTTTATGATGTGCCATCTCATTTAAAAGAAAATCACTATAAGTCAGCTGTTAAATTAAATAGAGGAGTTAATTATTTATATCCTCACCTTGAAGAAAAAGGATGAGTTGCACAACAATATTTACCTGATGAAATTAAAAATATTAAATATTTTAAACCAAAAACAAGTTCTTCTTATGAAAGAAAACTTTGATCACTATATGAAGAAATGAAAAAATAA
- the lon gene encoding endopeptidase La, which yields MSKKIKLPIFQIRGTFIVPGIKENLEVGRKNTLKSVNYAIKNSSNQMIAITQIDPTIEEPSFGDLHDFGILIDFEVIKEWKDDSLTISTNPIQRIKVLNFFENEDEIPYAEVELIESINDFSDEEIKELADRLSEIVKTKSNILTKYVSQLIAGKTDNLSLVFDSIMFKLAPSKILSNPDYITSPSLKRRWAIIEKLIFSKEEYFINNVETIDAAKQKNQIEQDLNQKLKEKMDKQQKEYYLREKMRIIKDELEDEEGGDDNSLDKYKERLSKEPFPEEVKRKILASIKRVEALQSGTPEWNTEKNYIDWIMSIPWWEETEDLTDLKYAKEILDKHHYGMKKVKERIIEYLAVKTKTKSLKAPIITLVGPPGVGKTSLAKSIAEAVGKNFVKVSLGGVKDESEIRGHRKTYVGSMPGRIIQTMKRAKVKNPLFLLDEIDKMASDHRGDPASAMLEVLDPEQNKEFSDHYIEEPYDLSQVMFIATANYPEDIPEALYDRMEIINLSSYTEIEKVKIAQDYLIPKSIEQHELTSDEIKFNEGAINEIIKYYTREAGVRQLERHINSIIRKYIVKNLNSEIQNIVIDEKQVNELLGKRIFDHTEKQEASQVGVVTGLAYTQFGGDILPIEVSLYPGKGNLILTGKLGEVMKESATIALTYVKSNFEKFGVDKKVFEENDIHMHVPEGAVPKDGPSAGITITTALISALSEKAVSKEIGMTGEITLRGNVLPIGGLREKSISASRSGLKTIIIPKKNERDLDEVPDEVKAKLKIISTEKYQEVFDIVFSTK from the coding sequence ATGAGTAAAAAAATAAAATTACCTATTTTCCAAATTAGAGGAACTTTTATTGTTCCTGGAATTAAAGAAAATTTAGAAGTTGGAAGAAAAAATACGTTAAAAAGTGTTAACTACGCAATCAAAAATTCTAGTAACCAAATGATTGCTATTACGCAAATTGATCCAACAATAGAAGAGCCAAGTTTTGGTGATTTACATGATTTTGGGATCTTAATTGATTTTGAAGTTATTAAAGAATGAAAAGATGATTCGCTAACAATAAGTACAAATCCAATTCAAAGAATTAAAGTTCTTAATTTTTTTGAAAATGAAGATGAAATACCATATGCAGAAGTTGAATTAATTGAATCAATTAATGATTTTTCAGATGAAGAAATTAAAGAATTAGCTGATAGACTATCTGAAATTGTTAAAACTAAATCAAATATATTAACAAAATATGTTAGTCAATTAATTGCTGGTAAAACAGACAATTTAAGTCTAGTGTTTGATTCAATTATGTTTAAATTAGCTCCTTCAAAAATACTATCTAATCCAGATTACATTACTTCACCTTCATTAAAAAGAAGATGAGCAATTATTGAAAAACTAATTTTTTCAAAAGAAGAATACTTTATAAATAATGTTGAAACAATTGATGCAGCAAAACAAAAAAATCAAATTGAACAAGATTTAAACCAAAAATTAAAAGAAAAAATGGATAAACAACAAAAAGAATATTATCTAAGAGAAAAAATGCGAATTATTAAAGATGAGCTTGAAGATGAAGAAGGCGGAGATGATAATTCATTAGATAAATATAAAGAACGTTTATCAAAAGAACCATTTCCAGAAGAAGTTAAACGAAAAATTTTAGCATCTATTAAAAGAGTTGAAGCATTACAATCAGGAACTCCAGAATGAAATACAGAAAAAAATTACATTGATTGAATCATGAGTATTCCATGATGAGAAGAAACTGAAGATTTAACAGATTTAAAATATGCAAAAGAAATTTTAGACAAACATCATTACGGAATGAAAAAAGTTAAAGAAAGAATTATCGAATATTTAGCTGTAAAAACAAAAACTAAATCTTTAAAAGCTCCAATTATTACTTTAGTTGGTCCACCAGGAGTTGGGAAAACAAGTTTAGCAAAATCAATTGCTGAAGCTGTTGGAAAAAACTTTGTTAAAGTAAGTTTAGGTGGAGTTAAAGATGAATCAGAAATTCGTGGACATAGAAAAACTTATGTTGGTTCAATGCCAGGAAGAATTATTCAAACAATGAAAAGAGCAAAAGTAAAAAACCCATTATTCTTGCTTGATGAAATTGATAAAATGGCATCAGATCATAGAGGTGATCCTGCAAGTGCAATGTTAGAGGTGTTAGACCCTGAACAAAACAAAGAATTTTCTGATCACTACATTGAAGAACCATATGATTTAAGTCAAGTTATGTTTATTGCTACTGCTAACTATCCTGAAGATATTCCAGAAGCATTATATGACCGTATGGAAATTATTAATTTATCAAGTTATACAGAAATTGAAAAAGTTAAAATAGCACAAGACTATTTAATTCCAAAATCAATTGAACAACATGAATTGACTTCTGATGAAATTAAATTCAATGAAGGCGCAATTAATGAAATTATTAAATACTACACAAGAGAAGCTGGAGTTCGTCAATTAGAAAGACACATTAATTCAATTATTAGAAAATATATTGTTAAAAATTTAAACAGTGAAATTCAAAATATTGTGATTGATGAAAAACAAGTAAATGAATTGCTTGGAAAAAGAATATTTGATCACACTGAAAAACAAGAAGCATCTCAAGTTGGTGTTGTTACAGGATTAGCATATACACAATTTGGTGGAGATATCTTACCAATTGAAGTAAGTTTATATCCTGGAAAAGGAAACTTAATCTTAACTGGTAAACTTGGTGAAGTGATGAAAGAATCTGCAACAATTGCTTTAACGTATGTAAAATCAAACTTTGAAAAATTTGGAGTAGATAAAAAAGTATTTGAAGAAAATGATATTCACATGCACGTTCCTGAAGGAGCTGTTCCAAAAGATGGACCAAGTGCTGGTATCACAATTACTACTGCTTTAATTTCAGCACTTTCAGAAAAAGCTGTTTCAAAAGAAATTGGAATGACTGGTGAAATTACATTAAGAGGTAATGTATTACCAATTGGTGGATTAAGAGAAAAATCAATTTCTGCTTCAAGAAGTGGATTAAAAACAATTATTATTCCAAAGAAAAATGAAAGAGATTTAGATGAAGTACCTGATGAAGTAAAGGCAAAATTAAAAATTATTTCAACTGAAAAATATCAAGAAGTATTTGACATAGTTTTTAGCACAAAATAA
- the tig gene encoding trigger factor — translation MKFTELKIIEQGQGKWIVTIDGAEWTETLKKAKNRVMTNLEVPGFRKGKIPASQAKKYVTPSKIYNEAYRMMVSPAFDFARSQDVKIEPMNSPEPVPAKVSEKELVLEFLFDLKPEIKLGDYKNIKTVKKEAIEVTNEEVEAVINQYCEQFIMEKPKAAGAKVESGDVVTFDFKGFMDGEAFKGGEAKGHKLIIGSNQFILGFEDSMIGLGLGEAKIDVTFPENYSPELANKPATFELNIIEIKSRELPKKDDELVKDLNLPNVQTYAQFEAKVKEDVLTQKTQNAKNEFVNELILEIIKNSTIELPKSAIENQAADLRKEFEAQIKQQGLDIKKYKKVTGLNDEQIKSELLADAKNKLKRYLVTTEIRSKEKFEVTEDAINAKFENLAAQFGIPAEQIKTMVNPEMLKSEIINDLLVDFLYSNNG, via the coding sequence ATGAAATTCACAGAATTAAAAATTATTGAACAAGGTCAAGGTAAATGAATTGTTACTATTGATGGAGCAGAATGAACTGAAACTTTAAAAAAAGCAAAAAATAGAGTGATGACTAACTTAGAAGTTCCAGGATTCAGAAAAGGAAAAATTCCAGCTAGTCAAGCTAAAAAATATGTAACACCTTCAAAAATTTATAATGAAGCTTACAGAATGATGGTTTCACCTGCATTTGATTTTGCAAGATCACAAGATGTAAAAATTGAACCAATGAATTCACCAGAACCAGTTCCAGCAAAAGTAAGTGAAAAAGAATTAGTATTAGAATTCTTATTTGATTTAAAACCTGAAATTAAATTAGGTGATTACAAAAACATCAAAACAGTTAAAAAAGAAGCTATTGAAGTTACAAATGAAGAAGTTGAAGCAGTGATTAATCAATACTGTGAACAATTCATTATGGAAAAACCAAAAGCAGCTGGTGCAAAAGTTGAAAGTGGAGATGTTGTTACATTTGACTTTAAAGGATTTATGGATGGAGAAGCTTTCAAAGGTGGAGAAGCTAAAGGGCATAAATTAATAATCGGTTCAAACCAATTTATTCTAGGATTTGAAGATTCAATGATCGGATTAGGATTAGGTGAAGCTAAAATTGATGTAACTTTCCCTGAAAATTACTCACCTGAATTAGCAAACAAACCAGCAACATTTGAATTAAATATTATTGAAATCAAATCAAGAGAATTACCTAAAAAAGATGATGAACTTGTAAAAGATTTAAATTTACCAAACGTTCAAACTTATGCACAATTCGAAGCAAAAGTTAAAGAAGACGTTTTAACTCAAAAAACACAAAATGCTAAAAATGAATTTGTAAACGAGTTGATTTTAGAAATTATCAAAAATTCAACAATCGAATTACCAAAATCAGCAATTGAAAATCAAGCAGCAGATTTAAGAAAAGAATTTGAAGCTCAAATCAAACAACAAGGTTTAGATATTAAAAAATACAAAAAAGTAACAGGTCTAAATGATGAACAAATTAAATCTGAATTATTAGCTGATGCTAAAAATAAATTAAAAAGATACCTAGTTACAACAGAAATTAGAAGTAAGGAAAAATTTGAAGTTACAGAAGATGCAATTAATGCAAAATTTGAAAACTTAGCAGCTCAATTTGGAATTCCAGCTGAACAAATTAAAACAATGGTTAATCCAGAAATGTTAAAATCAGAAATAATCAATGATCTATTGGTTGACTTCTTATATTCTAATAATGGATAA
- a CDS encoding MMB_0454 family protein, whose amino-acid sequence MYISIERNNRGALEIEINALNKLIQNTILMRSNSDLKNVGNIEVLTDLYQDNLLYVLIKIDLKDKTELLDETQINKTVEEIIVKTLSIKPKNIAVAYKR is encoded by the coding sequence ATGTATATTTCAATAGAAAGAAATAATCGTGGAGCATTAGAAATTGAAATTAATGCTTTAAATAAGTTAATTCAAAATACAATTCTAATGCGTTCAAACTCAGATTTGAAAAACGTAGGAAACATTGAAGTACTAACTGACTTATACCAGGATAACTTACTTTACGTTTTAATTAAAATTGATTTAAAAGATAAAACAGAATTATTAGACGAAACTCAAATTAATAAAACAGTAGAAGAAATAATTGTAAAAACTTTAAGCATCAAACCTAAAAATATTGCTGTTGCTTATAAGAGATAG
- the efp gene encoding elongation factor P produces MSVNDLRPGTTFIYEGNLFVVIEQSFSKTGRQQGKVSVKAKNLRTGARVEITFTGGEKVEKAMIERKDMQYLYKDGTDAFLMNTDTYEQIQIPMTRLEWESKFLTDGLMIKMTEYDGEVLGISLPDKVELEVTEAEAAVKGDTTSGALKKAVVETGLEIMVPLFVNVGTRVIISTTDGKYSGRAQ; encoded by the coding sequence ATGTCAGTAAATGATTTGCGTCCTGGAACAACATTTATATACGAAGGTAATTTATTTGTTGTTATCGAGCAATCTTTCTCAAAAACAGGAAGACAACAAGGGAAAGTTAGTGTTAAGGCTAAAAACTTAAGAACTGGTGCTAGAGTTGAGATTACTTTCACTGGTGGAGAAAAAGTTGAAAAAGCAATGATTGAAAGAAAAGATATGCAATACTTATACAAGGATGGTACAGATGCATTCTTAATGAATACAGACACTTACGAACAAATTCAAATTCCAATGACAAGATTAGAATGAGAAAGCAAATTTTTAACAGATGGATTAATGATTAAAATGACTGAATATGATGGAGAAGTTTTAGGAATTTCTTTACCAGATAAAGTTGAATTAGAAGTAACTGAAGCAGAAGCAGCTGTTAAAGGTGACACAACAAGTGGAGCATTAAAAAAAGCAGTTGTAGAAACAGGATTAGAAATTATGGTTCCATTATTTGTTAATGTCGGAACAAGAGTTATCATCTCAACAACAGATGGTAAATATAGCGGTAGAGCTCAATAA
- a CDS encoding ECF transporter S component family protein, translated as MNKQRWSIKYICLIGLLTALLVTISIVTMFVKIGDSAFQITTGLYLVFCYFVPGYGMLLCGIVYGAIMDLVLNSIITMWLTILINILMFLLMRYGSKIFTKHLAMIIASSLVFLYIQFLYYVVWNNQDISARNGLVIKEAIVDAIQWSISIIAFEVIYFTLTKTKLSEKLSNF; from the coding sequence TTGAATAAGCAAAGATGATCAATTAAGTATATTTGTTTAATCGGTTTGTTAACCGCATTATTAGTAACAATATCAATAGTTACGATGTTTGTTAAAATTGGTGATTCTGCTTTTCAAATCACAACTGGATTATATTTGGTATTTTGTTATTTTGTTCCAGGTTATGGAATGTTATTGTGTGGAATTGTATATGGTGCAATAATGGATCTTGTTTTAAATTCAATCATAACAATGTGACTTACGATTTTAATTAATATCTTAATGTTTCTGTTAATGAGATATGGATCAAAAATTTTCACCAAGCATTTAGCAATGATTATCGCCTCAAGTTTAGTATTTTTATATATTCAATTTTTATATTATGTTGTTTGAAATAATCAAGATATTTCAGCTAGAAATGGTTTAGTAATTAAAGAAGCAATTGTTGATGCAATTCAATGAAGTATTTCAATTATCGCATTTGAAGTTATTTATTTTACTTTAACTAAAACAAAACTAAGCGAAAAACTTTCAAACTTTTAG
- the fmt gene encoding methionyl-tRNA formyltransferase, translated as MDKIKVIFCGTPQIGADILTALTEMSNVEIVLVISQSDRPVGRKKELKTTPVKEVAIQNNLNIIQPIKISEAYEQIAQIKCDFIVTCAYGQFVPTKILELPKIDSINIHGSLLPKYRGGAPIQYAIKNGDSKTGISIMKMVKKMDAGDYYIQESIAIEDHDDTGSMFEKLAILGKKMIKENLIKIYNNELVPIAQDEDKVTFSKNITTEEERINWNDSAINIWNHVRSLSPWPIAHTFKGEERYKIQKVKVLDSSDLTKAPGTIIDINQNGIIVQTKDKQIEILLIQKPGKKMIEASSYKLHSLSDLKVGDYFE; from the coding sequence ATGGATAAAATTAAAGTGATATTTTGTGGCACTCCACAAATTGGTGCAGATATCTTAACTGCATTAACTGAGATGAGTAATGTTGAAATAGTACTTGTTATATCTCAATCTGATCGACCAGTTGGTAGAAAAAAAGAACTAAAAACAACTCCTGTTAAAGAAGTTGCAATACAAAATAATTTAAATATTATTCAACCAATTAAAATTTCAGAAGCGTATGAACAAATTGCACAAATCAAATGCGATTTTATTGTGACTTGTGCTTATGGACAATTTGTTCCAACAAAAATTTTAGAATTACCAAAGATTGATTCAATTAACATTCATGGAAGTTTATTACCTAAATATCGTGGAGGAGCTCCAATTCAATATGCAATTAAAAATGGAGATTCAAAAACAGGTATCTCAATTATGAAAATGGTTAAAAAAATGGATGCAGGAGATTATTACATTCAAGAGTCAATTGCAATTGAAGATCATGATGATACTGGTAGTATGTTTGAAAAGTTAGCAATTCTTGGGAAAAAAATGATTAAAGAAAACTTAATAAAAATTTACAATAATGAATTAGTACCAATTGCTCAAGATGAAGACAAGGTAACTTTTTCAAAAAACATTACAACAGAAGAAGAAAGAATTAATTGAAATGATTCTGCAATAAATATCTGAAATCATGTTCGCAGTTTGTCACCATGACCAATTGCTCACACATTTAAAGGTGAAGAAAGATACAAAATTCAAAAAGTTAAAGTTTTAGATTCAAGCGATTTAACTAAAGCACCAGGAACAATTATTGATATTAATCAGAATGGGATTATTGTACAAACAAAAGATAAACAAATTGAAATATTATTAATTCAAAAACCAGGTAAAAAAATGATAGAAGCAAGTTCATATAAATTACATAGTCTATCAGATTTAAAAGTAGGCGATTATTTTGAATAA
- a CDS encoding DUF2779 domain-containing protein, whose protein sequence is MSKLATKVNKETFKLAMKECIKKAWIWDTKENFANAVKWKKERLIEIDGDSEFDDENEFSESAESIDIFAAYLNIDSLNQKDKEEFLKKWNAAWDFETGFDLELFAGETIEDGNAFGEKVREFFDMKNIIDNDKRANKKFTANLDELKFTDAEIKTKKLLEEDNYEYIYEAAFSFDDEKIRIRCDVLKIKPDKHVEIIEAKATSKVKAEHFFDLMYQVYVLEKCGFIVDDICIAKINSDYVVNSDLVIEEKSFGDQAKIFINKLGKIKYEDIKDFVNSDFEVEYDNQPVEVDLKALVDLDYLTYGTKVTRPTLKEDLKTFREEFDLDQIFMTLSEYLSIKPINNEVPEFLDNKKCLLNYNKDRAGNWDHGFNHIDYDNCFHVMDWFDKNEPGFWTIGKFKRAYKSHVIRNSKSPYFKDYESLFEPSIVLNNKGESFFEKNQRAKRMFEVYSLKKQYPEDESKWRIIDFDNMKWINELLSKYKDYPIYMYDFETSKWAIPRFNLVNTYYQTPFQYSIDVIVDDKYDYNKPETMHHHSFLSNEQDTDPRIKFIENFIKDCFKHGPGVYVAYNKSFEQGVLRKLAMMFPKYAKPLAYIIQNTIDLMDFFNSDTKGTGRPPFLIYHPNFKGSYSIKKTQPSLDPSFSYNDLVINKGDKASEIFRKFVDGRIPKSAWDLKVQEGMLKYCDRDTLAMVVILKKVKELVEAYNG, encoded by the coding sequence ATGAGTAAACTAGCAACTAAGGTAAATAAAGAAACATTTAAATTAGCAATGAAAGAATGTATCAAAAAAGCATGAATTTGAGATACTAAAGAAAACTTTGCAAATGCAGTTAAGTGAAAAAAAGAAAGATTGATTGAAATTGATGGTGATTCTGAATTTGATGATGAAAATGAATTTTCAGAATCAGCTGAATCAATTGATATTTTTGCTGCATATTTAAATATTGATTCACTTAATCAAAAAGACAAAGAAGAATTTCTAAAAAAATGAAATGCCGCTTGAGATTTTGAAACTGGTTTTGACCTTGAATTATTTGCTGGAGAAACAATTGAAGATGGTAATGCTTTTGGAGAAAAAGTTAGAGAATTCTTTGACATGAAAAACATTATTGATAATGATAAAAGAGCTAATAAAAAATTTACAGCTAACTTAGATGAATTAAAATTTACAGATGCTGAAATTAAAACTAAAAAATTACTTGAAGAAGATAACTATGAATATATTTATGAAGCAGCATTTAGTTTTGATGATGAAAAAATTAGAATAAGATGTGATGTGTTGAAAATTAAACCTGATAAACATGTTGAGATTATTGAAGCAAAAGCAACATCAAAAGTTAAAGCTGAACACTTTTTTGACTTGATGTACCAAGTATATGTATTAGAAAAATGTGGTTTTATTGTTGATGATATTTGTATTGCAAAAATAAATTCAGATTATGTTGTGAACTCTGATTTAGTAATTGAAGAAAAATCATTTGGTGATCAAGCAAAAATATTTATTAATAAATTAGGAAAAATAAAATATGAAGATATTAAAGATTTTGTAAATAGTGATTTTGAAGTTGAATACGATAATCAACCAGTTGAAGTAGATTTAAAAGCACTAGTTGATTTAGATTATTTAACTTATGGGACTAAAGTAACTCGCCCAACTTTAAAAGAAGATTTAAAAACATTTAGAGAAGAATTTGATTTAGATCAAATCTTTATGACATTATCAGAATATTTAAGTATAAAACCAATTAACAATGAAGTGCCTGAATTTTTAGATAACAAAAAATGTTTATTAAACTACAATAAAGATCGAGCAGGTAATTGAGACCATGGTTTTAATCACATTGATTATGATAATTGTTTTCATGTAATGGATTGATTTGATAAAAATGAACCTGGATTCTGAACTATAGGTAAATTTAAACGTGCTTATAAATCACATGTTATTCGTAATTCAAAATCTCCATATTTTAAAGATTATGAAAGTTTATTTGAACCAAGCATTGTACTTAATAATAAAGGTGAATCATTCTTTGAAAAAAATCAAAGAGCTAAAAGAATGTTTGAAGTCTATAGTCTTAAAAAACAATATCCTGAAGATGAATCAAAATGAAGAATCATTGATTTTGACAATATGAAATGAATAAATGAACTATTAAGTAAGTACAAAGATTATCCAATTTATATGTATGATTTTGAAACATCAAAATGAGCAATTCCAAGATTTAATTTAGTTAATACTTATTATCAAACTCCATTCCAATATTCAATAGATGTTATTGTTGATGATAAATACGATTACAATAAACCTGAAACAATGCATCATCATAGTTTCTTAAGCAATGAACAAGACACTGATCCAAGAATTAAATTTATTGAGAATTTTATTAAAGATTGTTTTAAACATGGACCTGGAGTTTATGTTGCATATAATAAAAGTTTTGAACAAGGTGTATTAAGAAAACTTGCTATGATGTTTCCTAAATATGCAAAGCCACTGGCTTACATCATTCAAAACACTATAGATTTAATGGACTTTTTCAATAGTGATACAAAAGGAACAGGAAGACCACCATTTTTAATTTATCATCCTAACTTTAAAGGAAGTTATTCAATTAAAAAAACTCAACCAAGCTTAGATCCTAGTTTTTCATATAATGATTTAGTTATTAATAAAGGTGATAAGGCTAGTGAGATATTTAGAAAATTTGTTGATGGAAGAATTCCAAAATCAGCATGAGATTTAAAAGTTCAAGAAGGAATGCTTAAATATTGTGATCGAGATACTTTAGCAATGGTTGTTATCTTGAAAAAAGTAAAAGAATTAGTGGAGGCGTACAATGGATAA